One Carassius auratus strain Wakin chromosome 39, ASM336829v1, whole genome shotgun sequence genomic window, ATCAGGATAGcttttatgcattatatttttataatatcttgtataatttctgttttaactttttcataataatcatcatattcatgatggtaaaaaaaaaaaaaatcgataaaacaataaataaataaacaaacaaacaaagatgaAAGCTCTCCAGGCACTCACCAGCACAATGGCAAGTTTAAAGTGATGCTGCCCCGGATATGCTCTCCGAAGCCAATGTAGCCGATGGTGCCCAGAGAGATGTAGAGGGTGGTGACGATGCCCATGCCCAGATACAGGACCCTGGGGAAGTCTCTGGGATTCTGCATCTTATTCTCAAGTGGGAGCACCTGATGAAGATTGAGTATGACACctttttaaaatcaacttttttcactttaaagaaTTTTTCTGTGGTGGCAAACAAAATATCAGAGCAAAAGAAAAACGTACAACTCCAATTCCCTCAAAGGCGAATATTGCTGTTCCAAAGAAGAGAGGATAGTCAACTCCTCTTCCTGCCAGCGGGAGGTTGATAGGGTATGGGATATTCTGACGAAGCAAAGAAAcaggaaaaaacattttaaatgttaaaattatatatatatatatatatatatatatatatatatatatatatatatatatatatatatatatatatatatatatatatatatatatatatatatgtaaaggtTACATGGATATATAGTGGACTCCCAAAGTCTGAGATTATGAAAAtgcttctttttaacattttatctttttttctgctgcatttacttgatcaaaattacagtaaaaattgtcaaatattattgttgtttaaaataaccagtttctatttgaatatatttgaaaatgtaatttattcctgtgatcatagctgtattttcagcatcattactccaggcttcagaatcaagttccttcagaaatcattttaatatgctgatttgctgctcaagaaacatttcaatgtattatcaattattatcaatgttgaaaacggttgtgctttCATATTTTTCGgtaaaccatgatacttttttttttattcaggatttattaatgaatcaaaactttaattaataaaacagcaaatattaaaatagaaatattaatgaaattatagaaagtctttattgtcatttgataaattcaatgcacctttaaaatattttatttcttacaaaaataaataaataataatcttaatgaCCCCAACGTTTGTACGGTATTGTTAAAACgtcataatattaaatataaatattttttattaattattcatgcaaatatttatttacatgtcaagttttgttataaaaatattatataatagaaatataatatttaaaaagtctCAGATACTTTGAACACATTGCATAAATcagatcttttaaaaaatatatggagCAGAAATGTTGACTACAATTCACAGTATTAATTTACAGTGATTGTATGTGTTGGTTCAAGATGCATTTAGAGGAAATGCTTTATGTCCAGCcatgtaagcattttggaaaccCTTGACTCTTCAATTCAGTCAATCTCAAACCAGCTGGACAAAGAAAAACTAATTTCTTTCCTCACTGAAACACTGTTACCTTCTTGCTAGTTTCTCAGCTCAGCTGGCTTGCAGATTACAGGAGGAGGGTCCgatttaaagcatttaaagctGTTCAATATAAAAAGGGCTctaaaaaacaacactgaaacctGTCATCGACACTTAACTCTTCATCAATAACCTCTGAGACTCAATCAGTGGCCCGGGGAGAGCCCTTGGTCCTGAGGACTGCTTTTAGCAAAGTATCTATTGTTGTATCATTTCAAAtctaacaaactttttttaaacattccgTTTGAAAAAGTGCATCTGTGCTACATGCTACATGCTActaatattttgttttctaatgcatatatagtgttttatatattatatatgaatacactATAGGCTATTCATTTATAGTGTGACTTGGGCAAATACTTTTTGTTCCACTCAGGATGATACAGTATCATACCTGACACTAATCACTATAAATAATGATGCAATATATGAAACGTAACTTGTTAGTATTTCAGGCCACACACTGAAAGCCTTTACCAGTTGAAGTGTGTCTTACCGTCAGACAGTAGTAGTATATGAAGACCAGGCTGGCGCACATGGAAATGTTTGCTACAAACGACAGAGGAGCCAAGTACTTGAGGTTGCGGATGAACACCAACACGATGATAAAGGGCAGGAAGAAGAGCATGTAGAGGCGAGAGTCGTAGCCGGGGACAATCACTGCGGTTTCGTTGTTGTGACAGTTCCCGGTCGTCCCGTTTGCGGTCTCAACCACCTACAACATGCAAGGAAAAGAAAAGATTATTTAATGGAAGTAACAATGCTCTTTTAACACCCAAACAGAGAATTTTACTTATGTGTAAGTTCAAATTATAGAAAGGAAGAACATGTTTTTGTTGCACTAAAGCGCAATGCTGCCCTCTTGTGGCGAGTTAAGACAGTTGCATTTACTGATCTAAAAGAAACATATATTACTCTTTTAAAGTTAATGTCCACTGTGAATCAAATCTAGCAAATTGTATGTTCGACCTATGTGAACACTACTGCTTTatctggattttatttttttaatatgacaGTAAAGGACATTATGCTGTGTGCGTTTTACATGGGAGTATTATTTGAATGTGAGCAAAGCCTTGATTGAAATCTGAAAAGTCTCTTCTTCTGTATTTCTAGCTCTCTTACCTGTTTGACATTGTCGCTGAGGAACACAAAGTAAACGCAGCAGAAGCCCAGCTGGGTTATGTTGAGGAAAAGATTCACAATACGCCTGAAAgccaaaaacaacacacaaatcACTGTTCAGCTACAGCTCAAACTATTATTTTGGGTAATTACACAGTCTAAACGTCACAAATCCTGCCCTCTAATCACacatacattaattaataatacttaataacATCTTCAGATTATCAGATGCATGGGTGATGTATCATCATGTGCAAGATGTGAAACGGTGACGTAGCACAGAGTTTAGGTGACGAGAGAGTCATGTGACAAATGGTTAAAGATCATGCTGATAACAGCAGAAAGTGTTAAGTCAACTTTAACATACTGCTGAACTTAAAAACTGCTCTGTTAGCGCTGGAAACAGACAGCCGTTGAGTTACTGTACCTTCCCCACAGAGAGTGTCTGCTCAGCCACGACACGTTCTCCATGCCATACTCCACCGCATCTCCGTAGGAAAGAAAGGGCTTCCCCATCCTTAACAGACAGTATTTCATTAAAACTAATGTGTGCTTTAACAGTCTACTGCCAACAGAAACACAAGAATTTATTATTtccaataaacatttttttttcctgaacaatcaaatacataaatgaatgaCTAGAACCTGggggaatgaataaataaatgtatatgtatatatacatatataaatacatatacgtatacacatatatgtgtatgtgtacacatatacagtacagaccaaaagtttggaaacattactatttttaatgtttttgaaagaagtttcttctgctcatcaagcctgcatttatttgatcaaaaatatagaaaaaaaatgtaatattgtgatatattattacaacttaaaataatagttttctatttgaatatacttttaaaaaataatttatttctgtgatgcaaagctgaatttccagcatcattcctccagccttcagtgtcacatgtaacatcagtcgatcacatgatcatttagaaatcattctgatattctgatttattatgagtgttggaaacagttctgctgtctaatatatttgatgaagaaaaggttaaaaagaactgcatttattcaaaataaaaataaaaattctaataatatatattctaataatatattttctttactatcactttttatcaatttaccacatccttgctgaataaaagtattgattttatttaaaaaaaaaagaaagaaaaaaacggaCCCcaaccagtagtgtatattgttgttacaaaatatttatattttaaaaacatagcttcttttttattattactattcatcaaagtatcctaaaaaagtatcacatgttctgaaatattaagcagctgaacggttttcaactttgataatgaatcatcatattagaatgatttctaaaggatcatgtgataatgaccctaaaaaaaaatcagctttgcatcacagaaataaatgataatttaaagtataataaatttaaaaacaattcttttaaattttaataatatatcacaatattacattttgttctatatttttgatcaaataaatgcatgcttgctgagcagaataaacttctttcaaaaacatttaaaatagtaatgtttccaaacttttagtctgtactgtatatatgaatggatagataaatacacatacaaataaacagataGATAAATGAACAGAGATGAATAAATATCTCCCTATAACTATGTAGGCCTAATGCAAAAGAATAAAGGAACCTACACTAAAATTGACCGtgacagaataaaaacaaaaaacagatgttAGGTATCAAAAACATTCAAGCTGTTTATTCTTACTTTGCGCTTAGATGATGTGCACATTTGACGAGGAGGTTCATGCAGTGAACAGCCACGATCCCCATAACCAGAAGACTCAAAGGCCCCAGCTGCAGAAAGAGAAGAGACAGAGAGCATCAGACCACTGAGAAAGCATTTAATCAACTACTACATGAAGTCTTTTAAAGAACGTGGATGTCAAACACAGCCCACCAGGAACAGTCTGAAATCTTGTGCTTTAACATGGCACTCAACATGTCGGTCATGACTCTTCTACTGATTATAACAGATCTAATTCTCTCATTTAAAGTGTaatcattcctgtgatgcacagctgtattttcagcatcattactccagtcttcagtgtcacatgatcttcagaaatcattctgatatgatgatttgctgcacaagaaacatttctattattatcagtgttcaaaCAGTTGTGTGGTCTTCTGAAAATAATGACACAAGCATATCTTAATGCTGCAGCTGCGCCATACACACAGACAGGAGGCAAAGAAAGTCATcgctttcaaaaacaaaacaaaaacacgtcAGATGCTAGTGATGGTTAAGGCTCAGACCTATAGTTAGGGACTTAAACATTACTCTGCTATAATCATGAATGAGGCCCTCTCAAAAAAAAGAGGACTGTTGAGAAAGGGCATGCTGTTACTCTTACATGTGACcataaaatggaaagaaaaaaatctacatttacttctgttcaaagtttggggtcagtaatatattttctaagaaataaatacattatctACAAAGAAGGGCATATCGATTTGATCTGAagttacaataaaaacatttataatgacacaaaatattaatattttatataaatgctgttcttttggactttctattcatcaaagaatcctggagaaaaaaaaagtatcatgctTTTCACAACATTTTGAAGCAAaccaaccattttcaacattaataataataataaaaaaatgtttcttgagcagcaaatcatcatatcagaatgatttctgaagatcacgtgacactgaagcctggaggaatgatgctgaaaatacagctttgatcacaggaataaattacattttaaaatatatttaaatagaaaaatgtcattttaaatagtaataatatttcacattagaTAAAAAcagccttggtgatcataagacaaaaaatcatgcaaaatcttgagaagagaaaataaaatataaaattatttagaattaaaatcttttttgtttctttaaactGCAACAAGACAGCACTTGTATTTACTCATCAATTCTTAATTGTTCTTGGCAAGGGTTAATTCTGCACCATGACTGTAGCTTTTCCATATTATTAAtgaatgcatgtactgtatgtgctgCTCCTGTGAGCGCTACATCACACATGAACGAACACATTCTCTCTTCAGAAACCAAAACCTGTCCTAGGTGTGCAAGTTCTTAAAAATCACAAGACTTACGGGAAACCTGAGAGAAACGAAAATGAAAGGCTGACATGATACTGACAAAATCAGATCATGTTCAGATAAGTACATACAATCATACAACAACAGTCTCAAAGAGAAGCGTACGTGCAGCGATACACATTTTAAAGCAAtgattatgattttattaaaGGTAACCAGAACATTCGAGAACATCATGAGCGTTTATCTCCAAATTAAATGTTCTGTCCTACCACGAGTCCTGCATTCTTGACAGCCAGAGGCAAGCCGAGGAGTCCCGTACCGATATTTCCTTTAAGTAAATGAATTAAGGTCTGAAGAAAcctaaacaaaaaacatattaacaCAAAATTAAAGCAGGCCTATGAACATGAAGGTTTAAAAGGTGATCACAGTGCTTACGAGGATCCTGTTCTTCCTCCGATTCGTTCGTATTCTGTCTGTCGTGGGGAACCGGGGGAATGGATGGGCTCATCTTCAGCAGGACTCTCATCTCTTCTGGAAAAGTCTGGGCCTAGGGTCAACACATAAA contains:
- the LOC113057819 gene encoding proton-coupled amino acid transporter 1-like, whose product is MASDINYQDGPDFSRRDESPAEDEPIHSPGSPRQTEYERIGGRTGSSFLQTLIHLLKGNIGTGLLGLPLAVKNAGLVLGPLSLLVMGIVAVHCMNLLVKCAHHLSAKMGKPFLSYGDAVEYGMENVSWLSRHSLWGRRIVNLFLNITQLGFCCVYFVFLSDNVKQVVETANGTTGNCHNNETAVIVPGYDSRLYMLFFLPFIIVLVFIRNLKYLAPLSFVANISMCASLVFIYYYCLTNIPYPINLPLAGRGVDYPLFFGTAIFAFEGIGVVLPLENKMQNPRDFPRVLYLGMGIVTTLYISLGTIGYIGFGEHIRGSITLNLPLCWLYQSVKLLYSFGIYITYALQFYVSAEILIPPAVARCGPRWALMVDLSIRVALVGLTCALAVLIPELDLVISLVGSVSSSALALIIPPLLQIITFHNEDMKRWVMVKDIGISLIGFVGFVAGTYISIQEIVARNSSRHNGTHLQLL